A part of Longimicrobium sp. genomic DNA contains:
- a CDS encoding YcaO-like family protein, whose protein sequence is MAVAVAVAAPAAAAAVAAAAAASLTEPGKVAVPDAALPPEIRVRKLPAYNDEPRLVQFHAVLTAEGRDFDGYGCDRDPESAEARAVFEAVERSCLAFAPPPERLHARTSAISPGVFQSFSDAQLSQDAFRAMRISDDDSFGWAPATDCLTGSAVWIPAQLVFCPYDLAGEPLLRFPSSNGTACARSPGEARCKAALEVIERDAFMCGYLSDSLPSRIDLDSGTDEAFIWLLEAFDRYRLELDVLLLPSDWGYPVVLAILRDASGIGPALTVGAKCHPRLRTAILGAVHEAHQIRPWLRDEITLRGLPALDAGQVRDFWTRALYWAHPDRARKLEPLWRDAAETPSPAPPRDLPSEPDWAAVWEHLLDRARLLGTSIYAAELSTPLCRAMQVSVAKVVIPDAHPLYLDERYPYTRSPALARALDRNGARQAPLPPHPFA, encoded by the coding sequence GTGGCGGTGGCGGTGGCGGTGGCGGCGCCCGCTGCAGCGGCGGCGGTAGCTGCGGCGGCTGCCGCTTCTCTGACGGAACCGGGGAAAGTGGCGGTGCCTGACGCAGCGCTGCCGCCGGAGATCCGGGTCCGGAAGCTGCCCGCCTACAACGACGAGCCCAGGCTGGTCCAGTTCCACGCGGTCCTTACCGCTGAAGGAAGGGATTTCGACGGGTATGGGTGCGACCGGGACCCGGAGTCCGCGGAAGCCAGGGCCGTGTTCGAAGCGGTGGAACGCTCGTGTCTCGCGTTCGCCCCTCCACCCGAGCGTCTCCACGCGCGGACCTCGGCGATCTCGCCCGGCGTGTTCCAGTCCTTCAGCGACGCGCAGCTGTCCCAGGACGCGTTCCGGGCGATGCGGATCTCGGACGATGATTCGTTCGGCTGGGCTCCCGCGACCGACTGCCTCACTGGGTCCGCCGTCTGGATTCCCGCCCAGCTGGTGTTCTGTCCATACGACCTCGCGGGCGAACCGCTCCTCCGCTTTCCATCGTCCAACGGAACGGCCTGCGCGCGGTCGCCCGGCGAAGCGCGCTGCAAGGCCGCGCTGGAGGTGATCGAGCGCGATGCCTTCATGTGCGGGTATCTGTCGGATTCCCTCCCGTCGCGGATCGATCTCGACAGCGGCACCGACGAGGCGTTCATTTGGCTCCTCGAAGCGTTCGACCGGTACCGGCTGGAGCTGGACGTCCTGCTTTTGCCCTCCGATTGGGGATACCCCGTCGTCCTTGCGATCCTGCGTGACGCGAGCGGGATCGGACCCGCCCTCACGGTGGGCGCGAAGTGTCACCCTCGGCTCCGCACCGCAATTCTCGGAGCCGTCCACGAAGCGCACCAAATCCGGCCGTGGCTGCGCGACGAGATCACCCTGCGAGGGCTTCCGGCCCTCGACGCAGGGCAAGTGAGGGATTTCTGGACCCGCGCCCTGTACTGGGCCCACCCGGATCGTGCCCGGAAGCTGGAGCCGCTCTGGCGCGACGCCGCCGAAACGCCGAGCCCGGCACCGCCTCGCGATCTCCCCAGCGAACCGGATTGGGCGGCCGTATGGGAACACCTGCTCGACCGGGCGCGGCTGCTGGGAACGTCCATCTATGCGGCGGAGCTCTCCACGCCGCTGTGCCGTGCGATGCAGGTGAGCGTGGCAAAGGTCGTCATTCCGGACGCCCATCCCCTGTACCTAGACGAGCGGTATCCCTACACGCGCTCTCCCGCCCTCGCCCGGGCGCTGGACCGGAATGGGGCCCGCCAGGCGCCGCTACCTCCGCACCCCTTCGCCTGA
- a CDS encoding HAMP domain-containing sensor histidine kinase produces MSDPFARALAGVADVADPADALGPLLAAAMERAGAAGGAVVDTEDAVRAHAGCEAPQVLALMDGPIAEARERPRRRRGAQLLRLNGADGFAQLLWVPLELRGAGAGSMLLLYSGAEPGEETVREAESAGTAVALVLENGHLYEEARIARQSRDHFLVALNHELRTPATALLLESDILRSGLLGNLPPRIAEMLERAETHVAEIVRVLEGIRELGEAQTPSEATELVEPRKFVATLLRRMEPTARRKGLTLSLHYPPDLPLLQTDPDRLARVLLHLLDNAIRFTDEGKIEVRLTRTTKPSRTRRIRVLVVAVCDTGHGIPADELERVFEPFAQVQEGARSASSERGVGLGLALARRLARTLSAEVKLESELGRGTTASLILPYQ; encoded by the coding sequence GTGAGCGATCCGTTCGCGCGCGCGCTCGCCGGGGTGGCGGACGTGGCCGACCCCGCCGACGCGCTGGGGCCGCTGCTCGCCGCGGCCATGGAGCGCGCGGGGGCGGCGGGCGGGGCGGTGGTGGACACCGAGGACGCGGTGCGCGCCCACGCCGGGTGCGAGGCGCCGCAGGTGCTGGCGCTGATGGACGGGCCCATCGCGGAGGCACGCGAGCGCCCCAGGCGGCGGCGCGGCGCACAGCTCCTGCGGCTCAACGGGGCGGACGGGTTCGCGCAGCTCCTATGGGTCCCGCTCGAGCTGCGCGGGGCGGGGGCGGGGTCGATGCTCCTGCTGTACTCCGGCGCGGAGCCGGGGGAGGAAACGGTACGGGAGGCCGAGTCGGCGGGGACGGCGGTGGCGCTGGTGCTGGAGAACGGGCACCTGTACGAGGAGGCGCGCATCGCCCGGCAGTCGCGCGACCACTTCCTGGTGGCGCTCAACCACGAGCTGCGCACTCCCGCCACGGCCCTCCTGCTGGAGTCGGACATCCTGCGCTCCGGGCTGCTGGGCAACCTCCCGCCCCGCATCGCCGAGATGCTGGAGCGCGCGGAGACGCACGTTGCCGAGATCGTCCGCGTGCTGGAGGGGATCCGCGAGCTGGGCGAGGCGCAGACGCCCTCCGAGGCGACCGAGCTGGTGGAGCCGCGGAAGTTCGTGGCCACCCTCCTCCGCCGCATGGAGCCCACGGCGCGCCGCAAGGGGCTCACCCTCTCCCTCCACTACCCGCCCGACCTCCCCCTCCTGCAGACGGACCCCGACCGCCTGGCGCGCGTGCTCCTGCACCTGCTGGACAACGCGATCCGCTTCACCGACGAGGGCAAGATCGAGGTGCGGCTGACGCGCACCACCAAGCCCTCGCGCACCCGCCGCATCCGCGTGCTCGTGGTCGCCGTCTGCGACACCGGCCACGGCATCCCCGCGGACGAGCTGGAGCGCGTCTTCGAGCCGTTCGCGCAGGTGCAGGAAGGCGCGCGCTCCGCCTCTTCCGAACGGGGCGTGGGGCTGGGGCTGGCGCTCGCCCGCCGCCTGGCGCGCACCCTCTCCGCCGAGGTGAAGCTGGAGAGTGAGTTGGGGCGGGGGACTACGGCGTCGCTGATACTGCCGTATCAGTAG
- a CDS encoding PAS domain S-box protein, which translates to MRASPYLLEHPRESDALRRIRAVARAASAALEAGSADGLARALEDAARPALSFDAFRLATYDAGTDTLHYHGSSPRVAGAVACAETPDRWVVRGKRTLATGRPHDGCGAGGSAIRTPVMAGRELLGVLAVETVDPARYSAHDVEMMEALAAVAASRLAHLRLAGEHRAAADAVHASESRFRAMYRQFPLSVQIFSPDGRTVDVNEAWEELFGLTLEDTRDWNPLHEPQLAELGGLLRRAFAGETLELPPSLFDTRRAIGGDGAAAARWIQASARPVRAAGGEIREVIIVHQDVTDLKEAQTALERTNCDLECRVAERTTELARANAALEEEVAEHEEAREELLRRTQELEAIFQALPDAYFRLRPDGTIVDHRAGPEWSRLVPAGDTVIRRMQEVLPPEAAERLDAALAEVERTGRLATLEHTLRTPGGEERELETRLVPLLDGDRVTVVRDITVSKAAERRLREREEHFRRLIENASDLVSIISPDGTIRYESEAIRRLFGYNAGEGVGICAWDRVHPDDRAHVEKALAEVAAQPGETRSAEFRYRARDGAWRTVEAVGKTLTGNPEDGIVINTRDTTDRKEAEDALRASEERYRALIENAHDIIVVLDPATGEIRYQSPSMERILGYTPEDSKGQNMFALVHPDDLEVAMREISAAAAAPGTTGHAEYRFRHKDGSWRQLETFGRTVSPMSAAEGLVFNTRDITERKEAEDALRWSEQHFRRLIENGQDNIVIIAPDGVMTYQSPSVTRILGYTPEELVGRSAWELVHPDDVAVVLRELENTFATPGVIGHAEYRYRHKDGSWRYLEAFGQTLSTDSPDEGVVANIRDVTERRLAEEALRRATLEAERANRAKSEFLSRMSHELRTPMNSILGFSQLLSRGTLAADQRRGVQHILTAGRHLLRLINEVLDIARIESGRQQLSLEPVRLSLVVQEAVALARPLAAQRCITLDDGELPGGEPFVTADRQRLSQVLLNLLSNAVKYNREGGSVRLHCEILPEDRVKVRVTDTGKGVDPAQHDQLFVPFARLGAEHTEVEGTGLGLALSQRLVEAMGGTLVLEESSEEGSTFALDLRLARDPVERLEARSPAPLAVGSKIRSPVTLLYVEDNLANLSLVETILSERPGWKTIPALQGRMGTELAREHAPDLVLLDLHLPDVQGDEVLRRLRCDARTAGIPVVMISADATPRTIDRLIAEGADAYLTKPLDVDEFLAAIDRLLPEVVGAD; encoded by the coding sequence ATGCGCGCATCCCCCTACCTACTCGAGCATCCGCGCGAAAGCGACGCGCTCCGCCGCATCCGGGCCGTGGCCCGGGCCGCGTCGGCCGCGCTGGAGGCGGGCTCGGCGGACGGGCTGGCGCGTGCTCTGGAGGATGCGGCCCGGCCGGCGCTCTCCTTCGACGCCTTCCGCCTGGCCACCTACGACGCCGGCACCGACACCCTGCACTACCACGGCAGCTCGCCCCGCGTCGCGGGTGCGGTGGCGTGCGCGGAGACGCCGGACCGCTGGGTGGTGCGCGGGAAGCGGACGCTCGCCACGGGCCGTCCCCACGACGGGTGCGGCGCCGGCGGGTCGGCCATCCGCACGCCGGTGATGGCGGGGCGCGAGCTGCTGGGCGTGCTGGCGGTGGAGACCGTCGACCCCGCGCGCTACTCCGCGCACGACGTGGAGATGATGGAGGCGCTCGCCGCCGTCGCCGCATCGCGGCTCGCGCACCTGCGCCTGGCGGGCGAGCACCGCGCCGCCGCGGATGCCGTGCACGCTTCGGAGAGCCGCTTCCGCGCGATGTACCGCCAGTTCCCGCTGAGCGTGCAGATCTTCTCCCCCGACGGGCGCACCGTGGACGTCAACGAGGCGTGGGAGGAGCTGTTCGGGCTGACGCTGGAGGACACGCGCGACTGGAACCCGCTGCACGAGCCGCAGCTCGCCGAGCTGGGCGGCCTGCTGCGCCGCGCCTTCGCGGGGGAGACGCTGGAGCTTCCGCCCTCCCTCTTCGACACGCGCCGCGCCATCGGCGGCGACGGGGCCGCGGCGGCGCGCTGGATCCAGGCGTCGGCGCGGCCGGTGCGCGCGGCGGGCGGGGAGATCCGCGAGGTCATCATCGTCCACCAGGACGTCACCGACCTCAAGGAGGCGCAGACGGCGCTGGAGCGCACCAACTGCGACCTGGAGTGCCGCGTCGCCGAGCGCACCACGGAGCTGGCGCGGGCCAACGCCGCGCTGGAGGAGGAGGTCGCCGAGCACGAGGAAGCCCGCGAGGAGCTCCTCCGCCGCACGCAGGAGCTGGAGGCGATCTTCCAGGCGCTCCCCGACGCCTACTTCCGCCTGCGCCCGGACGGGACGATCGTGGACCACCGCGCCGGCCCGGAGTGGAGCCGCCTGGTGCCCGCGGGCGACACGGTGATCCGCCGCATGCAGGAGGTGCTTCCGCCCGAGGCCGCCGAGCGCCTGGACGCGGCGCTGGCCGAGGTGGAGCGCACCGGCCGCCTGGCGACGCTGGAGCACACCCTGCGCACCCCCGGCGGCGAGGAGCGCGAGCTGGAGACGCGCCTGGTGCCGCTGCTGGACGGCGACCGCGTCACCGTGGTGCGCGACATCACCGTGAGCAAGGCTGCCGAACGGCGGCTGCGTGAGCGAGAGGAGCACTTCCGGCGGCTGATCGAAAACGCGTCGGACCTGGTGTCCATCATCAGCCCGGACGGCACCATCCGCTACGAGAGCGAGGCGATCCGGCGGCTCTTCGGCTACAACGCGGGCGAAGGGGTGGGGATCTGCGCGTGGGACCGCGTGCACCCGGACGACCGCGCGCACGTGGAGAAGGCGCTCGCAGAGGTGGCCGCGCAGCCCGGGGAGACGCGCTCGGCCGAGTTCCGCTACCGCGCCCGCGACGGCGCGTGGCGCACGGTGGAAGCGGTGGGGAAGACGCTCACGGGCAACCCGGAGGACGGCATCGTCATCAACACGCGCGACACCACCGACCGCAAGGAGGCCGAGGACGCGCTGCGCGCCAGCGAGGAGCGCTACCGCGCCCTCATAGAGAACGCGCACGACATCATCGTGGTGCTGGACCCCGCCACCGGCGAGATCCGCTACCAGAGCCCGTCGATGGAGCGCATCCTGGGCTACACGCCCGAGGACTCGAAGGGGCAGAACATGTTCGCGCTGGTGCACCCGGACGACCTGGAAGTCGCCATGCGCGAGATCTCCGCGGCGGCCGCGGCGCCGGGGACCACGGGGCATGCCGAGTACCGCTTCCGGCACAAGGACGGCAGCTGGCGGCAGCTGGAGACGTTCGGGCGTACGGTGTCGCCCATGTCGGCGGCGGAGGGGCTGGTCTTCAACACGCGCGACATCACGGAGCGCAAGGAGGCGGAGGACGCGCTGCGGTGGAGCGAGCAGCACTTCCGCCGGCTCATCGAGAACGGGCAGGACAACATCGTCATCATCGCTCCGGACGGGGTGATGACGTACCAGAGCCCCTCGGTGACGCGCATCCTGGGGTACACGCCGGAGGAGCTGGTGGGGCGGAGCGCGTGGGAGCTCGTGCACCCCGACGACGTGGCCGTGGTGCTGCGCGAGCTGGAGAACACCTTTGCCACGCCGGGCGTGATCGGCCACGCGGAGTACCGGTACCGCCACAAGGACGGCTCGTGGCGCTACCTGGAGGCGTTCGGGCAGACGCTCTCCACCGACTCGCCGGACGAGGGTGTGGTCGCCAACATCCGCGACGTGACGGAGCGGCGGCTGGCGGAGGAGGCGCTGCGCCGCGCCACGCTGGAGGCGGAGCGCGCCAACCGCGCCAAGAGCGAGTTCCTGAGCCGCATGAGCCACGAGCTGCGCACGCCGATGAACTCCATCCTGGGCTTCTCGCAGCTCCTGTCGCGCGGCACGCTGGCGGCGGACCAGCGCCGCGGGGTGCAGCACATCCTGACGGCGGGGCGGCACCTGCTGCGCCTCATCAACGAGGTGCTGGACATCGCCCGCATCGAGAGCGGCCGGCAGCAGCTCTCGCTGGAGCCCGTGCGCCTCTCGCTGGTGGTGCAGGAGGCCGTGGCGCTGGCCCGTCCGCTCGCCGCGCAGCGCTGCATCACCCTGGACGACGGGGAGCTTCCCGGGGGCGAGCCGTTCGTGACGGCGGACCGGCAGCGCCTGTCGCAGGTGCTCCTCAACCTCCTGTCGAACGCGGTCAAGTACAACCGTGAGGGCGGCTCGGTGCGCCTGCACTGCGAGATCCTGCCGGAGGACCGCGTAAAGGTGCGCGTGACGGACACGGGCAAGGGCGTGGATCCCGCGCAGCACGACCAGCTCTTCGTCCCCTTTGCCCGGCTGGGCGCGGAGCACACCGAGGTGGAGGGGACGGGGCTCGGCCTGGCGCTCTCGCAGCGGCTGGTGGAGGCGATGGGCGGCACGCTGGTGCTGGAGGAGAGCAGCGAGGAGGGGAGCACTTTTGCCCTGGACCTGAGGCTGGCGCGCGACCCGGTGGAGCGGCTGGAAGCCCGCTCGCCGGCCCCGCTGGCCGTGGGCTCCAAGATCCGCTCGCCGGTGACGCTGCTGTACGTGGAGGACAACCTGGCCAACCTGAGCCTGGTGGAGACGATCCTCTCCGAGCGGCCGGGGTGGAAGACGATCCCGGCGCTTCAGGGGCGGATGGGGACGGAGCTGGCCCGCGAGCACGCGCCGGACCTGGTTCTGCTGGACCTCCACCTCCCGGACGTGCAGGGCGACGAGGTGCTGCGCCGCCTGCGCTGCGACGCGCGCACCGCCGGGATCCCGGTGGTGATGATCAGCGCCGACGCCACTCCGCGCACGATCGACCGCCTGATCGCCGAGGGCGCCGACGCGTACCTCACCAAGCCGCTGGACGTGGACGAGTTCCTCGCCGCGATCGACCGGCTGCTGCCCGAGGTGGTGGGCGCGGACTGA